Proteins encoded in a region of the Peromyscus leucopus breed LL Stock chromosome 15, UCI_PerLeu_2.1, whole genome shotgun sequence genome:
- the C15H1orf112 gene encoding uncharacterized protein C1orf112 homolog isoform X5 codes for MIYELTTQATELSSQNLEIQITLRNILQTMAQILGGLTGFVHHVCTTQESVILEYIHSLPSSILHIIKKTFVHCKNSESLYSGRLHLLSDLLQGLFREAYSLQKKLMELLDMVCMGPSVDENNILLMVEVIHSLLDVCSVISSMDQAFHANTWKFIIKQSLKHQSVIKSQLKHKEIISSLCEDIVFSFHSCLQLAEQMVQPAAQDNADYRIFQKTLKLCRFFANSLLHYTKEFLPFLSDSCCILHQLYLQIYSKFPPNLCAARISKAQQEEIAGTFLVVLDPLISQLLTFQPFVQAVLDSKLDLPCELQLPQVLFLIVVADKLPSRTKDVQALWCTEATARVSLIKAIFYSFERCSGELSLTAPLQGVKDNGQAEVSVTLYQHACVHLCAFVASFHPSLFPELDAALLNAVLSTNMTTSLLAMDVWCFLARYGTAELCMHHVTLMAHLIKSCPGECIQLTNLTLLLRRLFFFMTPPHQVEFIQRFSPKEADNLPLWQCISFQSLSADLRKEAACEVIRVCTAQCIKWLSSSHTLAELDYLNTALSALLTVCNSAGDALDIRQQTTVTEVLSQLWAFVNIQQVISQPYVQQAFSLLLQLLAFFIQTVDPQLISQVVTLLTSLLKLEPPDHVSLAALDFISSLGRFFIPQAIQDKVLPNLSCIFALLLANKNWLLEQHTLEAFTQFAEGTNHEEIVPQCLNSEEIKNKVVAFLEKTGLVDETEAAIVDHVKQEKGTFWEPTAKVTVGEANGLALQPCTKRARHELPFEEEYRLAFQAAAGALETTEMLLQQAPAPDWLVVELEALQEKIEKLKCCVPEGI; via the exons ATGATATATGAATTAACTACTCAAGCCACAGAACTCTCAAGCCAAAATTTAGAAATCCAGATCACCCTAAGAAATATTTTACAA ACAATGGCGCAGATCTTAGGAGGCCTTACAGGATTTGTTCATCATGTATGTACCACACAGGAATCCGTCATTCTAGAATATATTCATAGTCTTCCCTCATCCATCctgcatataattaaaaagacATTTGTACATTGTAAG AATAGTGAGTCTCTGTATTCTGGGCGCTTACACCTACTGTCAGACCTTCTCCAGGGTCTTTTTAGGGAGGCCTATTCTCTCCAGAAGAAGCTGATGGAACTGCTGGACATGGTCTGCATGGGCCCTTCAGTAGatgaaaataacattttgttGATGGTGGAAG TTATTCATTCCTTATTGGATGTCTGCTCTGTTATCTCCAGTATGGACCAAGCATTTCATGCCAATACATGGAAGTTTATAATTAA GCAGAGCCTTAAACATCAGTCGGTTATAAAGAGCCAGTTGAAACACAAGGAAATTATTTCTAGCTTGTGTGAAGacattgttttctccttccattcctgTTTACAGTTAGCTGAGCAGATGGTACAGCCGGCTGCACAG GATAATGCTGACTACAGAATATTTCAGAAAACACTCAAATTGTGTCGTTTCTTTGCTAATTCCCTTTTGCACTACACTAAG gaatttcttcctttcctgtctgaTTCTTGCTGTATTTTGCACCAGCTTTATCTTCAGATATACAG CAAGTTTCCCCCAAACCTATGTGCTGCCAGGATTTCCAAAGCACAGCAGGAGGAAATAGCAGGCACTTTCCTTGTGGTACTGGACCCACTCATCAGTCAGCTGCTCACATTCCAGCCTTTTGTGCAGGCAGTTTTGGATAGTAAACTAG ACCTGCCCTGTGAACTGCAGCTCCCACAAGTCCTATTCCTGATTGTTGTTGCGGATAAACTGCCCTCTCGGACTAAGGATGTACAGGCCCTGTGGTGTACAGAAGCTACGGCAAG GGTGTCCCTAATCAAAGCCATTTTCTACAGTTTTGAGCGGTGTTCTGGTGAACTCTCTCTGACTGCTCCTTTACAGGGAGTAAAGGATAACGGGCAAGCTGAGGTGTCGGTCACGTTGTATCAGCATGCTTGTGTTCATCTGTGTGCGTTTGTGGCTTCTTTTCATCCCTCACTGTTTCCGGAGCTG GATGCTGCTCTGTTGAATGCTGTGCTTAGTACTAATATGACCACCTCATTGTTAGCGATGGATGTGTGGTGTTTCCTTGCTCG ATATGGAACAGCTGAACTTTGTATGCATCATGTCACCTTAATGGCTCATCTG ataAAATCTTGCCCTGGAGAGTGTATTCAGCTTACCAACCTGACATTACTGTTGAGGCGTCTCTTTTTCTTCATGACCCCACCCCATCAG GTGGAATTTATCCAGAGATTTTCTCCAAAAGAAGCTGACAACTTGCCTCTGTGGCAGTGTATTTCCTTCCAGTCATTGTCTGCTGATCTTAGGAAAGAAGCTGCGTGTGAAGTGATCAGAGTATGCACAGCACAGTGCATAAAATGGTTGAGCAGCAGTCATACTTTGGCAGAACTTGACTATCTG aACACAGCACTCTCTGCTTTGCTTACTGTATGTAATTCTGCTGGTGATGCTTTGGATATTAGACAACAAACTACAGTTACTGAAGTTTTGAGTCAGCTTTGGGCTTTTGTAAACATTCAACAA gTAATCAGTCAACCCTATGTTCAACAGGCATTTAGCCTTTTACTTCAACTACTGGCATTTTTCATCCAAACTGTAGATCCACAGCTGATAAGTCAG GTAGTAACTTTACTGACCTCGTTACTTAAATTAGAGCCTCCTGACCATGTCTCTCTGGCAGCGCTGGATTTCATATCTTCTCTGGGCAGATTTTTTATACCTCAGGCTATCCAG GACAAAGTGCTGCCCAACCTGTCTTGTATTTTTGCTTTACTGCTAGCCAACAAGAATTGGCTGCTAGAGCAACATACGTTGGAGGCATTTACTCAGTTTGCTGAG GGAACAAATCACGAGGAGATAGTTCCACAGTGTCTCAATTCTGAAGAAATCAAGAACAAAGTTGTAGCCTTTTTGGAGAAG ACAGGACTTGTAGATGAAACTGAAGCTGCCATAGTGGACCATGTGAAACAGGAGAAAGGCACTTTCTGGGAACCCACTGCTAAGGTGACTGTAGGAGAAGCAAATGGGTTGGCTCTACAG CCTTGTACAAAAAGAGCCCGGCATGAGTTGCCCTTCGAAGAAGAGTACAGGTTAGCATTTCAAGCAGCAGCAGGGGCTTTGGAGACAACGGAGATGTTACTCCAGCAGGCCCCCGCTCCAGACTGGCTGGTAGTGGAACTGGAGGCACTGCAAGAAAAGATTGAGAAGCTAAAATGCTGTGTACCTGAGGGTATATGA